Proteins from a genomic interval of Acipenser ruthenus chromosome 46, fAciRut3.2 maternal haplotype, whole genome shotgun sequence:
- the LOC117962951 gene encoding metal cation symporter ZIP14-like isoform X1: protein MNCCSLHGCVQLTVTATLLLLLGQLSWGAEGPSSASFLQDLLARYGDNETLTVHQLKALLNRLDVGVGPGTNRSKTQPQSKNLTRCFSSSALFSAHNLSETSRLDGRGLQEFCPTILQQLETRACGAENQENEEDEQAQEEGKPSAGEVWGYGFLCVTVISLCSLVGACVVPFMRKTFYKRMLLYFIALAIGTLYSNALFQLIPEAFGFNPLEDYYVSKSAVVFGGFYLFFFTEKVLKMVLKQKDGKGHGHSHYPEEKYASKVELEDGVMEKLRNGELDQPPHPCEEEDQRTLTAEGTVLSAAMSVQDMQQGACVWLKGTPYSDIGTLAWMITLSDGLHNFIDGLAIGASFTVSVFQGVSTSVAILCEEFPHELGDFVILLNAGMSIQQALFFNFISACCCYLGLAFGILAGSHFSANWIFALAGGMFLYIALADMFPEMNEVSKEEGNDGNTLVAFAIQNAGLLTGFSIMLLLTMFSGQIQLG from the exons ATGAATTGCTGCTCCCTCCATGGCTGTGTCCAGCTGACAGTGACcgccacactgctgctcctgCTGGGACAGCTGTCCTGGGGCGCTGAGGGCCCGTCTTCAGCCTCCTTCCTGCAGGACCTGCTGGCTCGCTATGGGGACAACGAAacgctcaccgtgcaccagctcAAAGCGCTGCTCAACCGTCTGGACGTGGGCGTGGGACCGGGGACCAACCGCAGCAAAACCCAACCACAGAGCAAGAATCTAACCAGG TGCTTTTCCTCCTCCGCTCTCTTCTCCGCTCACAACCTCTCAGAGACGAGCCGGCTGGATGGACGCGGCCTTCAGGAGTTCTGCCCCACCATCCTGCAGCAGCTGGAGACCCGGGCTTGCGGGGCGGAGAACCAGGAAAATGAGGAGGATGAGCAGGCCCAAGAGGAGGGGAAGCCAAGCGCAGGCGAAG TTTGGGGTTACGGTTTCCTGTGCGTCACTGTGATTTCCCTGTGCTCCCTGGTGGGGGCCTGCGTGGTTCCGTTCATGAGGAAAACATTTTACAAGAGGATGCTGCTGTACTTCATAGCTCTGGCTATCGGGACTCTCTACTCCAACGCTCTATTCCAACTCATTCCTGAG GCGTTCGGTTTCAACCCCCTGGAGGATTATTATGTGTCCAAGTCGGCCGTGGTGTTTGGGGGTTTCTATCTCTTCTTCTTCACAGAGAAGGTGCTCAAGATGGTGCTGAAACAGAAAGACGGG AAGGGTCACGGGCACAGCCACTACCCGGAGGAGAAGTACGCTTCCAAGGTGGAGCTGGAGGATGGCGTGATGGAGAAGCTGCGGAATGGAGAGCTGGATCAGCCCCCCCACCCCTGCGAGGAAGAGGACCAGCGCACGCTGACCGCCGAGGGCACGGTCCTGTCTGCAGCCATGTCCGTACAG GACATGCAGCAGGGGGCGTGCGTCTGGCTGAAGGGCACTCCATACTCGGACATCGGGACCCTGGCCTGGATGATCACGCTCAGCGACGGGCTGCACAACTTCATTGACGGCCTGGCCATCGGAGCCTCCTTCACCGTGTCCGTGTTCCAGGGGGTGAGCACCTCCGTGGCGATCCTGTGCGAGGAGTTTCCACACGAGCTGG GCGATTTTGTGATCCTGCTCAATGCTGGGATGAGTATCCAGCAGGCTCTCTTCTTTAACTTCATCTCTGCCTGCTGCTGCTACCTGGGGCTGGCGTTCGGCATCCTGGCGGGTAGCCACTTCTCCGCCAACTGGATCTTTGCGCTGGCAGGGGGCATGTTCCTGTACATCGCCCTGGCGGACATG TTCCCTGAAATGAACGAAGTCAGTAAAGAGGAGGGCAATGACGGCAACACTCTGGTGGCCTTCGCGATCCAGAATGCAGGGCTGCTCACCGGCTTCTCCATCATGCTGCTGCTCACCATGTTCTCAGGGCAGATCCAGCTGGGATAG
- the LOC117962951 gene encoding metal cation symporter ZIP14-like isoform X2 has product MNCCSLHGCVQLTVTATLLLLLGQLSWGAEGPSSASFLQDLLARYGDNETLTVHQLKALLNRLDVGVGPGTNRSKTQPQSKNLTRCFSSSALFSAHNLSETSRLDGRGLQEFCPTILQQLETRACGAENQENEEDEQAQEEGKPSAGEVWGFGFLSVTVVNLFALTGALLIPCMKRAFMRRVMIYLISLSIGTLFSTAVLQLIPEAFGFNPLEDYYVSKSAVVFGGFYLFFFTEKVLKMVLKQKDGKGHGHSHYPEEKYASKVELEDGVMEKLRNGELDQPPHPCEEEDQRTLTAEGTVLSAAMSVQDMQQGACVWLKGTPYSDIGTLAWMITLSDGLHNFIDGLAIGASFTVSVFQGVSTSVAILCEEFPHELGDFVILLNAGMSIQQALFFNFISACCCYLGLAFGILAGSHFSANWIFALAGGMFLYIALADMFPEMNEVSKEEGNDGNTLVAFAIQNAGLLTGFSIMLLLTMFSGQIQLG; this is encoded by the exons ATGAATTGCTGCTCCCTCCATGGCTGTGTCCAGCTGACAGTGACcgccacactgctgctcctgCTGGGACAGCTGTCCTGGGGCGCTGAGGGCCCGTCTTCAGCCTCCTTCCTGCAGGACCTGCTGGCTCGCTATGGGGACAACGAAacgctcaccgtgcaccagctcAAAGCGCTGCTCAACCGTCTGGACGTGGGCGTGGGACCGGGGACCAACCGCAGCAAAACCCAACCACAGAGCAAGAATCTAACCAGG TGCTTTTCCTCCTCCGCTCTCTTCTCCGCTCACAACCTCTCAGAGACGAGCCGGCTGGATGGACGCGGCCTTCAGGAGTTCTGCCCCACCATCCTGCAGCAGCTGGAGACCCGGGCTTGCGGGGCGGAGAACCAGGAAAATGAGGAGGATGAGCAGGCCCAAGAGGAGGGGAAGCCAAGCGCAGGCGAAG TGTGGGGGTTTGGTTTTCTCAGTGTGACAGTGGTGAACCTGTTCGCCCTGACTGGCGCGCTCCTCATCCCCTGTATGAAGAGAGCGTTTATGCGGAGGGTGATGATCTATTTAATCTCCCTCTCGATCGGAACACTCTTCTCCACGGCAGTGTTGCAGCTCATTCCAGAG GCGTTCGGTTTCAACCCCCTGGAGGATTATTATGTGTCCAAGTCGGCCGTGGTGTTTGGGGGTTTCTATCTCTTCTTCTTCACAGAGAAGGTGCTCAAGATGGTGCTGAAACAGAAAGACGGG AAGGGTCACGGGCACAGCCACTACCCGGAGGAGAAGTACGCTTCCAAGGTGGAGCTGGAGGATGGCGTGATGGAGAAGCTGCGGAATGGAGAGCTGGATCAGCCCCCCCACCCCTGCGAGGAAGAGGACCAGCGCACGCTGACCGCCGAGGGCACGGTCCTGTCTGCAGCCATGTCCGTACAG GACATGCAGCAGGGGGCGTGCGTCTGGCTGAAGGGCACTCCATACTCGGACATCGGGACCCTGGCCTGGATGATCACGCTCAGCGACGGGCTGCACAACTTCATTGACGGCCTGGCCATCGGAGCCTCCTTCACCGTGTCCGTGTTCCAGGGGGTGAGCACCTCCGTGGCGATCCTGTGCGAGGAGTTTCCACACGAGCTGG GCGATTTTGTGATCCTGCTCAATGCTGGGATGAGTATCCAGCAGGCTCTCTTCTTTAACTTCATCTCTGCCTGCTGCTGCTACCTGGGGCTGGCGTTCGGCATCCTGGCGGGTAGCCACTTCTCCGCCAACTGGATCTTTGCGCTGGCAGGGGGCATGTTCCTGTACATCGCCCTGGCGGACATG TTCCCTGAAATGAACGAAGTCAGTAAAGAGGAGGGCAATGACGGCAACACTCTGGTGGCCTTCGCGATCCAGAATGCAGGGCTGCTCACCGGCTTCTCCATCATGCTGCTGCTCACCATGTTCTCAGGGCAGATCCAGCTGGGATAG
- the LOC117962951 gene encoding metal cation symporter ZIP14-like isoform X3 → MNCCSLHGCVQLTVTATLLLLLGQLSWGAEGPSSASFLQDLLARYGDNETLTVHQLKALLNRLDVGVGPGTNRSKTQPQSKNLTRCFSSSALFSAHNLSETSRLDGRGLQEFCPTILQQLETRACGAENQENEEDEQAQEEGKPSAGEVWGYGFLCVTVISLCSLVGACVVPFMRKTFYKRMLLYFIALAIGTLYSNALFQLIPEAFGFNPLEDYYVSKSAVVFGGFYLFFFTEKVLKMVLKQKDGKGHGHSHYPEEKYASKVELEDGVMEKLRNGELDQPPHPCEEEDQRTLTAEGTVLSAAMSVQDMQQGACVWLKGTPYSDIGTLAWMITLSDGLHNFIDGLAIGASFTVSVFQGVSTSVAILCEEFPHELGTSIEFVCLSLPLNLPLPGFAPVPGQNGTALFIPFKPADSVT, encoded by the exons ATGAATTGCTGCTCCCTCCATGGCTGTGTCCAGCTGACAGTGACcgccacactgctgctcctgCTGGGACAGCTGTCCTGGGGCGCTGAGGGCCCGTCTTCAGCCTCCTTCCTGCAGGACCTGCTGGCTCGCTATGGGGACAACGAAacgctcaccgtgcaccagctcAAAGCGCTGCTCAACCGTCTGGACGTGGGCGTGGGACCGGGGACCAACCGCAGCAAAACCCAACCACAGAGCAAGAATCTAACCAGG TGCTTTTCCTCCTCCGCTCTCTTCTCCGCTCACAACCTCTCAGAGACGAGCCGGCTGGATGGACGCGGCCTTCAGGAGTTCTGCCCCACCATCCTGCAGCAGCTGGAGACCCGGGCTTGCGGGGCGGAGAACCAGGAAAATGAGGAGGATGAGCAGGCCCAAGAGGAGGGGAAGCCAAGCGCAGGCGAAG TTTGGGGTTACGGTTTCCTGTGCGTCACTGTGATTTCCCTGTGCTCCCTGGTGGGGGCCTGCGTGGTTCCGTTCATGAGGAAAACATTTTACAAGAGGATGCTGCTGTACTTCATAGCTCTGGCTATCGGGACTCTCTACTCCAACGCTCTATTCCAACTCATTCCTGAG GCGTTCGGTTTCAACCCCCTGGAGGATTATTATGTGTCCAAGTCGGCCGTGGTGTTTGGGGGTTTCTATCTCTTCTTCTTCACAGAGAAGGTGCTCAAGATGGTGCTGAAACAGAAAGACGGG AAGGGTCACGGGCACAGCCACTACCCGGAGGAGAAGTACGCTTCCAAGGTGGAGCTGGAGGATGGCGTGATGGAGAAGCTGCGGAATGGAGAGCTGGATCAGCCCCCCCACCCCTGCGAGGAAGAGGACCAGCGCACGCTGACCGCCGAGGGCACGGTCCTGTCTGCAGCCATGTCCGTACAG GACATGCAGCAGGGGGCGTGCGTCTGGCTGAAGGGCACTCCATACTCGGACATCGGGACCCTGGCCTGGATGATCACGCTCAGCGACGGGCTGCACAACTTCATTGACGGCCTGGCCATCGGAGCCTCCTTCACCGTGTCCGTGTTCCAGGGGGTGAGCACCTCCGTGGCGATCCTGTGCGAGGAGTTTCCACACGAGCTGGGTACGAGtattgagtttgtttgtttgtctttgccTCTAAATCTGCCCCTTCCTGGCTTCGCGCCTGTGCCAGGACAGAACGGAACTGCCTTATTCATTCCTTTCAAACCTGCTGACAGTGTGACATAG